The genomic stretch TGGAGCGACTTTCGACAATGGGCTGTCGATCAAGACCCTAGGCGGTTTATATTCCGGGGGCAGTCGAAGCCATTCAAGCTTACCACTACGTTTCATCGAACGTGGCGGAGTGACTTGAGCGCATGGGTGCTTGATGACGTTAGAAGGCTCTACGGCGCTATCATCGAAAGAGTGTCATTCCCTCTCCAGCTTGGTAATCTCGAACATAACGCAGTGATCTGGAGCATCCTACAGCATCACGGATATCCAACACCGCTTCTGGATTGGTCTTTCTCGCCGTTTGTTTCAGCTTTCTTTGCGTTCCATACTGTTAAAGCAGATAGCGATTGCAAGCCGCGAATATTCATCTTCGACAAAGCCGCATGGGAGGAAAGCTATGGTCGGCAAGCCTTCATAGTCGATGCAGCGCCTCCCCAGCTTGTAACCATTGAGAACATGGCCGTTGGCAATCCTAGGTATGCTCCACAACAGGCTCTCGCTGCGGTGTCCAATGTGACCGATATTGAGGCGTTTATTCGCAAGCGGGAACAGGCGGACGGGAAAAGCTACCTAGAGGTTTGCGACCTACTGCCCGCCGAAGGCC from Sphingomonas hengshuiensis encodes the following:
- a CDS encoding FRG domain-containing protein, coding for MQGQWIGDIEGEVGGTLRVELERRGGFVVGNAYIFYEPQHQLPGFKFLIRMPDVSPYKAEVVTSYCYSDGGIMTYDDRAKAERDIAERFGGPPVPTNIHAVFTEKEDGSLKVDWSGQGQFGSETIAASKATGDSLLVGRNDLKTWSDFRQWAVDQDPRRFIFRGQSKPFKLTTTFHRTWRSDLSAWVLDDVRRLYGAIIERVSFPLQLGNLEHNAVIWSILQHHGYPTPLLDWSFSPFVSAFFAFHTVKADSDCKPRIFIFDKAAWEESYGRQAFIVDAAPPQLVTIENMAVGNPRYAPQQALAAVSNVTDIEAFIRKREQADGKSYLEVCDLLPAEGPRIMKELELMGITFGSLFPGLDGICKDLKDRLFAEPV